The Hymenobacter sp. DG01 sequence GCCGCTTCCATCTTCACCCGCTGAATGTACTCGACTACCGAATTGGAGGTAGCCTTCTTAAACCGGCGCTCCAGGTTGCGCCGCCCCAGGGCCAGCATAGAAGCCAGCTGATCCACGCTTATTTTCTCGCGGTAGTTGGTTTCGATATAGGCCTGGGCCTTTTTGATGGGCTCGTCTTCGTGCTCTTTCTGGCCGTTGAACACCACAAAGGCCGACTGGCTGACCCGCTCCATATCTATCTGGAATACTTTGGCGCAGAACACGGCCATCTCCCGGTTCACGTATTTCTCAATCAGGTAAAGCACCAGGTTGAGGTAGGAAAAGGCCCCGCCGCTGGAGTAAATGCCGTGCTCGTCGGTAATCAGCCGGTCCTCCAGCAGCTCTACCGCCGGAAACATGCGGCGGAATTTGGGGGCGGCGGCCCAATGAGTGGTGCACTGCCGCCCGGTTATCAGGCCCGTAGCGGCCAGCAGAAAAGCCCCCAAACACAAACTTGCTACCTCGGCTCCACCCCTGTACCGCTCCACAATCCAGGGGAGCAACTCCCGGTTATTTTCCAGGGCCTCAGTTAGGCTGCCATCCACCGCCGGAATAATCACCAGGTCGGTTTCAGTAACCTCGGGCAGCAAGGCATCGGGAGCTATGGTGTAGCGGCCGCCGCACACGGCCGTGGCCTGGCTCAGACCCACCAGCTGAATGACAAACAAAGCCGGCTTGCCCATGCGCCGCAGCAGAGCATTTACTTCCGAAAACACTAGCCGGGGCCCTTCTATGCTCCCCAAAATAGCGCCCTGAGGCACCAGAATGGATATGTGTTTCATGACAGCAAAGCGAAAAAGTAAGATGTCGCAATCAACCCGGAATTAGTCGGAATCGGCCCTGCTAAAGCCTGGGCAGCCTTGCTAATTTTGTTGGCGTCGGCAGAATAAAGATAACA is a genomic window containing:
- a CDS encoding GlxA family transcriptional regulator; translated protein: MKHISILVPQGAILGSIEGPRLVFSEVNALLRRMGKPALFVIQLVGLSQATAVCGGRYTIAPDALLPEVTETDLVIIPAVDGSLTEALENNRELLPWIVERYRGGAEVASLCLGAFLLAATGLITGRQCTTHWAAAPKFRRMFPAVELLEDRLITDEHGIYSSGGAFSYLNLVLYLIEKYVNREMAVFCAKVFQIDMERVSQSAFVVFNGQKEHEDEPIKKAQAYIETNYREKISVDQLASMLALGRRNLERRFKKATSNSVVEYIQRVKMEAAKNSLESSRDNVTEVMYNVGYTDPKAFRLTFKRITGLSPKQYRSKYQREAAVPA